From the Bombus huntii isolate Logan2020A unplaced genomic scaffold, iyBomHunt1.1 ctg00000154.1, whole genome shotgun sequence genome, one window contains:
- the LOC126877366 gene encoding katanin p60 ATPase-containing subunit A-like 2 isoform X4, which produces MNGDLSMQGSMNKIFYNLRKKEESRISERHRNILYLVCDYLEHNGNQWTSWKEKAKPNLKIRHRYIDISDVLFREARLSPEHRVCDNIDLEIIVAEYENYYKMKFQKYPILCKKITGREMTREVTNASKTVCRSIETKAKSFSKQARSEPVKETNLQQKITDDNTNHINLAMTVTSIFPNESDGRSSEELFNVPMEQSMQSKILKCIEKLYSDNTELRKIAEDVSCA; this is translated from the exons atgaacggtgatttatcgatgcaaggtagtatgaataagatattttataatctgcgaaaaaag gagGAGAGTCGTATTTCGGAACGTCATCGCAACATATTATACCTTGTATGTGATTATTTGGAACACAATGG aaatcagTGGACATCGTGGAAAGAGAAGGCGAaaccaaatttgaaaattcgacatcg GTATATAGACATTAGCGATGTATTATTCCGGGAAGCTCGTCTGTCTCCCGAACATCGGGTCTGCGACAACatcgatttggaaattatcgttgcagagtatgaaaattattacaagatgaaatttcaaaaatatcccatattgtgtaagaaaataactggaagggaaatgacgagggaagtgacaaatgcaagcaaaac TGTTTGTAGAAGTATTGAGACAAAAGCCAAATCTTTTAGTAAACAAGCGAGAAGTGAGCCTGTGAAAGAGACGAATCTACAGCAGAAGATAACTGATGACAATACGAATCATATTAATCTCGCAATGACAGTGACGTCAATATTCCCCAATGAGAGTGATGGACGTTCATCAGAAGAGCTATTTAACGTCCCAATGGAACAATCCATGCaatcgaagatattgaaatgcaTTGAAAAGCTTTATTCAGATAATACGGAATTACGAAAGATTGCTGAGGACGTCTCATGC gccTAG
- the LOC126877366 gene encoding katanin p60 ATPase-containing subunit A-like 2 isoform X2, which yields MNGDLSMQGSMNKIFYNLRKKEESRISERHRNILYLVCDYLEHNGNQWTSWKEKAKPNLKIRHRYIDISDVLFREARLSPEHRVCDNIDLEIIVAEYENYYKMKFQKYPILCKKITGREMTREVTNASKTSIETKAKSFSKQARSEPVKETNLQQKITDDNTNHINLAMTVTSIFPNESDGRSSEELFNVPMEQSMQSKILKCIEKLYSDNTELRKIAEDVSCEIVVNKLNVHWDDVIGLEECKTAVKEAVVYPLKYPISFDGPFSPWKGILLYGPPGTGKTKLAKAVATECHCTFFNITAS from the exons atgaacggtgatttatcgatgcaaggtagtatgaataagatattttataatctgcgaaaaaag gagGAGAGTCGTATTTCGGAACGTCATCGCAACATATTATACCTTGTATGTGATTATTTGGAACACAATGG aaatcagTGGACATCGTGGAAAGAGAAGGCGAaaccaaatttgaaaattcgacatcg GTATATAGACATTAGCGATGTATTATTCCGGGAAGCTCGTCTGTCTCCCGAACATCGGGTCTGCGACAACatcgatttggaaattatcgttgcagagtatgaaaattattacaagatgaaatttcaaaaatatcccatattgtgtaagaaaataactggaagggaaatgacgagggaagtgacaaatgcaagcaaaac AAGTATTGAGACAAAAGCCAAATCTTTTAGTAAACAAGCGAGAAGTGAGCCTGTGAAAGAGACGAATCTACAGCAGAAGATAACTGATGACAATACGAATCATATTAATCTCGCAATGACAGTGACGTCAATATTCCCCAATGAGAGTGATGGACGTTCATCAGAAGAGCTATTTAACGTCCCAATGGAACAATCCATGCaatcgaagatattgaaatgcaTTGAAAAGCTTTATTCAGATAATACGGAATTACGAAAGATTGCTGAGGACGTCTCATGC GAGATCgtagtaaacaaattaaatgtacattgggatgacgttataggccTAGAAGAATGTAAAACCGCTGTTAAGGAGGCCGTTGTGTATCCCCTTAAGTATCCTATCTCTTTTGATGGCCCGTTTTCCCCATGGAAAGGTATTTTGCTGTACGGCCCACCTGGTACAG ggaaaacgaagttagcgaaggcagtcgcgacagaatgccattgcaccttttttaacataactgCCAGCTGA
- the LOC126877368 gene encoding survival motor neuron protein-like isoform X3 yields the protein MIQDQQNDQYDTDTANDNVWDDSALIEAYDKAINLAKEEVIKRMGMDVGNSQPKENLQNLKQPKHASKLHKKWIIGAPCRAIYSEDGEIYEAIISKIYENNGTCVVKFVGYGNTEKVELSSLLESEGLQSQIAQQKKALEEKFNEENDETCETNFSTNVNSKKYNVEKMDCAHHFISGPSFNSMTDIMPPAPPLPP from the exons GATACAGACACAGCCAATGATAATGTTTGGGACGATAGTGCATTAATAGAAGCATATGATAAAGCAATAAATTTagcaaaagaagaagttaTCAAGCGAATGGGAATGGATGTTGGAAATTCTCAACCGAAAGAAAACCTACAAAATCTTAAGCAGCCTAAACACGCAAGTAAATTACACAAG AAATGGATCATAGGAGCACCTTGTCGTGCAATATACTCAGAGGATGGAGAAATTTATGAagctataatatcaaaaatttacgaaaacaatggcacgtgtgttgtaaaatttgtag GCTATGGTAATACAGAGAAAGTCGAGTTGAGTTCTCTTTTAGAATCAGAAGGTTTGCAAAGTCAAATAGCACAACAAAAGAAAGCTTTGGAAGAGAAATTCAATGAAGAGAACGACGAGACTTGTGAgactaatttttctacaaatgtaaattcgaaaaaatataatgtagaaaaaatggattgtgCACATCACTTCATATCGGGACCATCTTTCAATTCGATGACTGATATAATGCCACCTGCACCTCCTTTACCACCATAA
- the LOC126877368 gene encoding survival motor neuron protein-like isoform X1, which translates to MADDMNVLFIRGNGNVCMDTDTANDNVWDDSALIEAYDKAINLAKEEVIKRMGMDVGNSQPKENLQNLKQPKHASKLHKKWIIGAPCRAIYSEDGEIYEAIISKIYENNGTCVVKFVGYGNTEKVELSSLLESEGLQSQIAQQKKALEEKFNEENDETCETNFSTNVNSKKYNVEKMDCAHHFISGPSFNSMTDIMPPAPPLPP; encoded by the exons atggcagatgatatgaatgttctttttatacgaggaaatggaaacgtatgtatg GATACAGACACAGCCAATGATAATGTTTGGGACGATAGTGCATTAATAGAAGCATATGATAAAGCAATAAATTTagcaaaagaagaagttaTCAAGCGAATGGGAATGGATGTTGGAAATTCTCAACCGAAAGAAAACCTACAAAATCTTAAGCAGCCTAAACACGCAAGTAAATTACACAAG AAATGGATCATAGGAGCACCTTGTCGTGCAATATACTCAGAGGATGGAGAAATTTATGAagctataatatcaaaaatttacgaaaacaatggcacgtgtgttgtaaaatttgtag GCTATGGTAATACAGAGAAAGTCGAGTTGAGTTCTCTTTTAGAATCAGAAGGTTTGCAAAGTCAAATAGCACAACAAAAGAAAGCTTTGGAAGAGAAATTCAATGAAGAGAACGACGAGACTTGTGAgactaatttttctacaaatgtaaattcgaaaaaatataatgtagaaaaaatggattgtgCACATCACTTCATATCGGGACCATCTTTCAATTCGATGACTGATATAATGCCACCTGCACCTCCTTTACCACCATAA
- the LOC126877366 gene encoding katanin p60 ATPase-containing subunit A-like 2 isoform X3, which translates to MNGDLSMQGSMNKIFYNLRKKEESRISERHRNILYLVCDYLEHNGYIDISDVLFREARLSPEHRVCDNIDLEIIVAEYENYYKMKFQKYPILCKKITGREMTREVTNASKTVCRSIETKAKSFSKQARSEPVKETNLQQKITDDNTNHINLAMTVTSIFPNESDGRSSEELFNVPMEQSMQSKILKCIEKLYSDNTELRKIAEDVSCEIVVNKLNVHWDDVIGLEECKTAVKEAVVYPLKYPISFDGPFSPWKGILLYGPPGTGKTKLAKAVATECHCTFFNITAS; encoded by the exons atgaacggtgatttatcgatgcaaggtagtatgaataagatattttataatctgcgaaaaaag gagGAGAGTCGTATTTCGGAACGTCATCGCAACATATTATACCTTGTATGTGATTATTTGGAACACAATGG GTATATAGACATTAGCGATGTATTATTCCGGGAAGCTCGTCTGTCTCCCGAACATCGGGTCTGCGACAACatcgatttggaaattatcgttgcagagtatgaaaattattacaagatgaaatttcaaaaatatcccatattgtgtaagaaaataactggaagggaaatgacgagggaagtgacaaatgcaagcaaaac TGTTTGTAGAAGTATTGAGACAAAAGCCAAATCTTTTAGTAAACAAGCGAGAAGTGAGCCTGTGAAAGAGACGAATCTACAGCAGAAGATAACTGATGACAATACGAATCATATTAATCTCGCAATGACAGTGACGTCAATATTCCCCAATGAGAGTGATGGACGTTCATCAGAAGAGCTATTTAACGTCCCAATGGAACAATCCATGCaatcgaagatattgaaatgcaTTGAAAAGCTTTATTCAGATAATACGGAATTACGAAAGATTGCTGAGGACGTCTCATGC GAGATCgtagtaaacaaattaaatgtacattgggatgacgttataggccTAGAAGAATGTAAAACCGCTGTTAAGGAGGCCGTTGTGTATCCCCTTAAGTATCCTATCTCTTTTGATGGCCCGTTTTCCCCATGGAAAGGTATTTTGCTGTACGGCCCACCTGGTACAG ggaaaacgaagttagcgaaggcagtcgcgacagaatgccattgcaccttttttaacataactgCCAGCTGA
- the LOC126877366 gene encoding katanin p60 ATPase-containing subunit A-like 2 isoform X1, giving the protein MNGDLSMQGSMNKIFYNLRKKEESRISERHRNILYLVCDYLEHNGNQWTSWKEKAKPNLKIRHRYIDISDVLFREARLSPEHRVCDNIDLEIIVAEYENYYKMKFQKYPILCKKITGREMTREVTNASKTVCRSIETKAKSFSKQARSEPVKETNLQQKITDDNTNHINLAMTVTSIFPNESDGRSSEELFNVPMEQSMQSKILKCIEKLYSDNTELRKIAEDVSCEIVVNKLNVHWDDVIGLEECKTAVKEAVVYPLKYPISFDGPFSPWKGILLYGPPGTGKTKLAKAVATECHCTFFNITAS; this is encoded by the exons atgaacggtgatttatcgatgcaaggtagtatgaataagatattttataatctgcgaaaaaag gagGAGAGTCGTATTTCGGAACGTCATCGCAACATATTATACCTTGTATGTGATTATTTGGAACACAATGG aaatcagTGGACATCGTGGAAAGAGAAGGCGAaaccaaatttgaaaattcgacatcg GTATATAGACATTAGCGATGTATTATTCCGGGAAGCTCGTCTGTCTCCCGAACATCGGGTCTGCGACAACatcgatttggaaattatcgttgcagagtatgaaaattattacaagatgaaatttcaaaaatatcccatattgtgtaagaaaataactggaagggaaatgacgagggaagtgacaaatgcaagcaaaac TGTTTGTAGAAGTATTGAGACAAAAGCCAAATCTTTTAGTAAACAAGCGAGAAGTGAGCCTGTGAAAGAGACGAATCTACAGCAGAAGATAACTGATGACAATACGAATCATATTAATCTCGCAATGACAGTGACGTCAATATTCCCCAATGAGAGTGATGGACGTTCATCAGAAGAGCTATTTAACGTCCCAATGGAACAATCCATGCaatcgaagatattgaaatgcaTTGAAAAGCTTTATTCAGATAATACGGAATTACGAAAGATTGCTGAGGACGTCTCATGC GAGATCgtagtaaacaaattaaatgtacattgggatgacgttataggccTAGAAGAATGTAAAACCGCTGTTAAGGAGGCCGTTGTGTATCCCCTTAAGTATCCTATCTCTTTTGATGGCCCGTTTTCCCCATGGAAAGGTATTTTGCTGTACGGCCCACCTGGTACAG ggaaaacgaagttagcgaaggcagtcgcgacagaatgccattgcaccttttttaacataactgCCAGCTGA
- the LOC126877368 gene encoding survival motor neuron protein-like isoform X2: MADDMNVLFIRGNGNDTDTANDNVWDDSALIEAYDKAINLAKEEVIKRMGMDVGNSQPKENLQNLKQPKHASKLHKKWIIGAPCRAIYSEDGEIYEAIISKIYENNGTCVVKFVGYGNTEKVELSSLLESEGLQSQIAQQKKALEEKFNEENDETCETNFSTNVNSKKYNVEKMDCAHHFISGPSFNSMTDIMPPAPPLPP; encoded by the exons atggcagatgatatgaatgttctttttatacgaggaaatggaaac GATACAGACACAGCCAATGATAATGTTTGGGACGATAGTGCATTAATAGAAGCATATGATAAAGCAATAAATTTagcaaaagaagaagttaTCAAGCGAATGGGAATGGATGTTGGAAATTCTCAACCGAAAGAAAACCTACAAAATCTTAAGCAGCCTAAACACGCAAGTAAATTACACAAG AAATGGATCATAGGAGCACCTTGTCGTGCAATATACTCAGAGGATGGAGAAATTTATGAagctataatatcaaaaatttacgaaaacaatggcacgtgtgttgtaaaatttgtag GCTATGGTAATACAGAGAAAGTCGAGTTGAGTTCTCTTTTAGAATCAGAAGGTTTGCAAAGTCAAATAGCACAACAAAAGAAAGCTTTGGAAGAGAAATTCAATGAAGAGAACGACGAGACTTGTGAgactaatttttctacaaatgtaaattcgaaaaaatataatgtagaaaaaatggattgtgCACATCACTTCATATCGGGACCATCTTTCAATTCGATGACTGATATAATGCCACCTGCACCTCCTTTACCACCATAA